The Sphingomonas sp. LY54 genome includes a region encoding these proteins:
- a CDS encoding autotransporter domain-containing protein, producing the protein MKRRPSGISLRASLCASVVGLALPGAAWAQVTTIDTPTTASITATAGQTLIVTETGSITRSGRAVLITGTPEAGTVTIINRGMIQNTQQSTNTGVIGPIGSFGLNLTNEAGATIEGPTGVFFATGELINRGTIVARSTGTFAKAAISAADNAIVRLDAGSVTSATGGGSNYAVSFTGSNNSVYVDAGASVTGSIRTSGDGAGNRAFFTDTTGVTSAGPQTIGSFSSFNQYNFESGRWFVDIAFGAGLGSTVASGAELTWGNGGNTGSIGGRIVNDGTFIINRSSQVSGFATGSIGGTGVVIINATNAPPANAGDPAGPLGGLTLNATGTDYSGNTIVRSGTLRGGSTNALSANSEVIVETAGILDVVSGFDQEIAGLSGVGATQINGALLTLGTAGSSTTYSGAFSGDGSLVKAGAGTFTYDGTGALGGMTVRGGGFLLNGNLTSGLTVESGATFGGAGTLAGAATVNGTLVGTAASTLTLNSLVLGADSTVAARLGAPSTTALFDITGDLTLDGTLQVAPTLGFGTGVYRIFNYGGTLTDNGLDVTIAGGGAGAVQTNTANQVNLLVTSSGAPLSDIQFWNGAQMTGNGTIAGGSGTWTADTATTNWTDAAGNTSERWGGDFAVFAGQAGTVTVSTASGAISPTGMQFATTGYRIQGDPLTLAAATNVRVGDGSAAGAATTATIASQLTGAGSLTKQDLGTLVLTGANDYSGGTNVLAGTLQVGDGGATGVLPGNVNIGAAVGGSTPTLAFNRSDDVSYGGSITGQGRLAQQGSGITTLTGDSSAFAGATVVSAGGLRLAGTLGSDVTVESGATFGGAGTLAGAATVNGTLVGTAASTLTLNSLVLGAGSTVLANLGAPSTTALFNITGNLMLDGTLEVSRGVDFGAGVYRIFTYGGTLTNDGLDVAAIGDNFTGTVQTNIANQVNLVVASQISDPQFWNGTRTTANGTIAGGSGTWTADTATTNWTGTAGTSSERWGGGFAVFAGQAGTVTVSTASGAISPTGMQFATTGYRIQGDPLTLAAATNVRVGDGSAAGAATTATIASQVTGAGSLTKQDLGTLVLTGANDYSGGTNVLAGTLQVGDGGATGVLPGNVNIGAAVGGSTPTLAFNRSDDVSYGGSITGQGRLEQRGTGALVLTGNSSAFGGTTAVQSGRLLVSGALGGTTTLRTGGRALGTGTLGNLVIENGGVIAPGNSIGTLTVASATFGTGSLYEVEVAAHGASDLLRATGIATINGGTVAVLAENGNYAPSTDYTILQADGGVVRGGPSNGFAGVTSNLAFLTPALTYGANRVTLNLTRNDIDFAAIARTPNQANVAGVLQARGAGDPLFDAVLPLSADGARNGFDLVSGEAHASVRTAMVEDTRRPRAAVLQRLGAATADDGLGLWLTGFQNWGDNRDRPNAALQERDTTGIAGGADFGLAGILLGAAAAYTNSDLRVPARASSGTVKSLHFMGYAGADLGALRLRAGGGYSDVQAEVNRVATLGALTSTHRAAYDGSTLQAFGEIATRLPLGGGAIEPFLGGALVRAQTYGFREEGAGPLGLSSGRVREIFKTSTLGVRGETSTTSPLSIRASAAWQHGFDRIAPVSHLALSGSATRFQVSGAALARDAGLMDAEVRLRLSETMRLGLGYSGVLSRNAQDHSANVSFGLTF; encoded by the coding sequence ATGAAGCGTCGACCTTCCGGAATATCCCTGCGCGCGTCCCTCTGCGCATCCGTTGTTGGGCTGGCGCTCCCTGGCGCGGCCTGGGCGCAGGTGACGACGATCGACACTCCGACGACCGCGTCGATCACTGCAACCGCGGGTCAGACACTGATCGTCACCGAGACTGGCAGCATCACCCGTAGTGGGCGAGCCGTGCTCATCACAGGTACTCCCGAAGCTGGCACCGTGACGATCATCAATCGTGGGATGATCCAGAATACTCAACAGAGTACGAATACGGGTGTGATCGGACCCATCGGCTCGTTCGGACTCAACCTGACCAACGAGGCCGGCGCCACGATCGAGGGTCCGACCGGAGTGTTCTTCGCCACCGGCGAACTGATCAATCGCGGCACCATTGTCGCGCGATCGACCGGTACTTTCGCCAAAGCCGCAATTTCCGCTGCGGATAACGCTATCGTGCGGCTCGATGCCGGCAGCGTCACCAGCGCCACGGGCGGGGGCAGCAACTATGCCGTGAGCTTCACCGGCAGTAACAACAGCGTCTATGTGGACGCGGGCGCCAGCGTAACCGGCTCAATTCGGACAAGTGGCGACGGCGCCGGGAACCGCGCGTTTTTCACCGACACCACTGGCGTGACCAGTGCGGGCCCGCAGACGATCGGTAGTTTTTCCAGCTTCAACCAGTACAATTTTGAATCAGGTCGCTGGTTTGTGGACATTGCGTTTGGGGCGGGGCTAGGCTCCACGGTCGCCAGCGGTGCGGAGCTTACCTGGGGCAATGGCGGCAACACTGGCAGCATCGGCGGGCGGATCGTCAACGACGGCACCTTCATCATCAATCGTTCGAGCCAGGTATCTGGCTTCGCCACCGGCTCGATCGGTGGCACCGGCGTCGTCATCATCAATGCCACCAACGCCCCTCCCGCCAATGCCGGGGACCCCGCAGGCCCCCTTGGTGGCCTGACGCTGAATGCTACGGGCACGGATTACAGCGGAAACACCATTGTTCGCAGCGGCACGCTTCGCGGAGGTAGCACCAATGCGCTGTCGGCCAATTCGGAAGTCATTGTTGAGACTGCGGGCATCCTCGATGTCGTCTCGGGTTTCGACCAGGAGATCGCGGGTCTGTCCGGCGTCGGGGCGACACAGATCAACGGCGCGTTGCTGACGCTGGGCACGGCCGGCAGCAGCACGACCTACAGCGGGGCCTTCTCGGGCGACGGCTCGCTGGTCAAGGCAGGCGCCGGCACGTTCACCTATGACGGCACCGGCGCGCTCGGCGGCATGACGGTGCGGGGCGGCGGCTTCCTCCTGAACGGCAACCTCACCTCCGGCCTGACGGTGGAGAGCGGCGCGACCTTCGGCGGCGCCGGCACGCTGGCGGGCGCGGCCACGGTCAACGGCACGCTTGTAGGCACCGCCGCCTCGACCTTGACCCTGAACTCGCTGGTGCTCGGGGCGGACTCCACCGTAGCGGCGAGGCTCGGCGCGCCCAGCACGACCGCGTTGTTCGACATCACCGGCGATCTGACGCTGGACGGCACACTCCAGGTTGCCCCCACCCTTGGGTTCGGGACGGGCGTCTATCGCATCTTCAATTACGGCGGCACGCTGACCGACAACGGGCTGGACGTCACGATTGCCGGCGGCGGCGCCGGCGCGGTGCAGACGAACACCGCCAATCAGGTCAATCTGCTCGTCACCAGCTCCGGCGCGCCGCTCTCGGATATCCAGTTCTGGAACGGTGCGCAGATGACCGGAAACGGCACCATCGCCGGCGGCTCCGGCACGTGGACCGCGGACACGGCGACCACCAACTGGACCGACGCGGCCGGGAACACCTCGGAGCGGTGGGGCGGGGATTTCGCGGTATTCGCGGGCCAGGCCGGCACGGTCACCGTCAGCACGGCATCGGGCGCCATTTCGCCGACGGGGATGCAGTTCGCGACGACCGGCTATCGCATCCAGGGCGATCCGTTGACGCTGGCCGCCGCGACCAATGTTCGCGTCGGCGACGGCAGCGCCGCCGGGGCGGCGACCACCGCCACCATCGCGTCCCAACTCACCGGCGCGGGCAGCCTGACGAAGCAGGATCTGGGCACGCTCGTCCTGACCGGGGCCAACGACTACAGCGGCGGCACCAACGTCCTGGCCGGCACGCTACAGGTCGGCGATGGCGGCGCCACCGGAGTGCTGCCGGGCAACGTCAATATCGGCGCCGCGGTCGGCGGATCGACGCCGACGCTGGCGTTCAACCGCTCGGACGATGTCAGTTATGGCGGGTCGATCACCGGGCAGGGCCGGCTGGCGCAGCAGGGTTCCGGCATCACGACCCTGACCGGTGACTCCAGCGCCTTCGCAGGCGCGACGGTGGTGTCGGCCGGTGGGCTGCGGCTGGCGGGCACGCTCGGCTCCGACGTAACGGTGGAGAGCGGCGCGACCTTCGGCGGCGCCGGCACGCTGGCGGGCGCGGCCACGGTCAACGGCACGCTTGTAGGCACCGCCGCCTCGACCTTGACCCTGAACTCTCTGGTGCTCGGGGCGGGCTCCACCGTCCTGGCGAACCTCGGCGCGCCGAGCACGACCGCGCTGTTCAACATCACCGGCAATCTGATGCTGGACGGCACGCTGGAGGTTTCCCGCGGCGTTGATTTCGGGGCGGGCGTCTACCGCATCTTCACTTATGGCGGCACGCTGACCAATGACGGGCTGGACGTCGCCGCGATCGGCGACAATTTCACCGGCACGGTGCAGACGAACATCGCGAACCAGGTCAATCTGGTCGTCGCCTCACAGATTTCCGACCCGCAATTCTGGAATGGTACGCGGACGACGGCGAACGGCACCATCGCCGGCGGCTCCGGCACGTGGACCGCGGACACGGCGACCACCAACTGGACCGGTACTGCCGGAACATCGTCTGAGCGGTGGGGCGGGGGTTTCGCGGTATTCGCGGGCCAGGCCGGCACGGTCACCGTCAGCACGGCATCGGGCGCCATTTCGCCGACGGGGATGCAGTTCGCGACGACAGGCTATCGCATCCAGGGCGATCCGTTGACGCTGGCCGCCGCGACCAATGTTCGCGTCGGCGACGGCAGTGCCGCCGGGGCGGCGACCACCGCCACCATCGCGTCCCAAGTCACCGGCGCGGGCAGCCTGACGAAGCAGGATCTGGGCACGCTCGTCCTGACCGGGGCCAACGACTACAGCGGCGGCACCAACGTCCTGGCCGGCACGCTACAGGTCGGCGATGGCGGCGCCACCGGAGTGCTGCCGGGCAACGTCAATATCGGCGCCGCGGTCGGCGGATCGACGCCGACGCTGGCGTTCAACCGCTCGGACGATGTCAGTTATGGCGGGTCGATCACCGGGCAGGGCCGGCTGGAGCAGCGCGGTACGGGCGCGCTGGTCCTGACCGGCAATTCCTCGGCTTTTGGCGGCACGACCGCGGTCCAGTCGGGCCGGCTGCTCGTGTCGGGCGCGCTGGGCGGCACGACGACGCTGCGCACCGGCGGCCGCGCCCTGGGCACCGGCACCCTCGGCAATCTGGTGATCGAGAATGGCGGTGTCATCGCCCCCGGCAACAGCATCGGCACGCTGACCGTCGCCTCGGCGACCTTCGGCACCGGCTCGCTCTATGAGGTCGAAGTTGCGGCGCACGGCGCCAGCGATCTGCTGCGGGCGACCGGCATAGCGACCATCAACGGCGGCACCGTCGCGGTGCTGGCGGAAAACGGCAACTATGCGCCCTCGACCGACTATACGATCCTCCAGGCGGATGGCGGCGTGGTGCGCGGCGGCCCGTCCAACGGCTTCGCCGGAGTTACGAGCAACCTCGCCTTCCTCACCCCGGCGCTGACCTATGGCGCCAATAGGGTGACGCTCAACCTGACGCGCAACGACATCGACTTTGCAGCCATCGCCCGCACGCCCAACCAGGCCAATGTGGCGGGCGTGCTCCAGGCGCGGGGCGCGGGCGATCCGCTGTTCGATGCGGTGCTCCCGCTCAGCGCCGACGGGGCGCGCAACGGGTTCGACCTCGTCTCGGGCGAGGCGCATGCCTCGGTCCGCACCGCGATGGTCGAAGACACGCGCCGGCCGCGCGCGGCGGTGCTGCAACGGCTGGGCGCTGCGACGGCGGATGACGGGCTCGGCCTGTGGCTGACGGGCTTCCAGAACTGGGGCGACAATCGTGACCGGCCGAACGCGGCGCTGCAGGAACGCGACACCACGGGGATCGCCGGCGGGGCCGACTTCGGTCTGGCGGGCATCCTCCTCGGCGCCGCCGCCGCCTACACGAACAGCGACCTGAGAGTGCCGGCCCGGGCGAGCTCGGGGACCGTCAAGTCGCTGCACTTCATGGGCTATGCCGGCGCAGATCTCGGCGCGCTGCGGCTGCGGGCGGGCGGCGGCTATTCCGACGTCCAGGCCGAGGTCAACCGCGTCGCGACGCTGGGCGCGCTGACATCGACCCATCGTGCAGCTTATGACGGCTCGACGCTGCAGGCGTTCGGCGAAATCGCGACGCGGCTGCCGCTGGGCGGCGGAGCGATCGAGCCGTTCTTGGGCGGCGCCTTGGTGCGCGCGCAGACGTACGGCTTCCGGGAAGAAGGGGCGGGTCCGCTGGGCCTGTCGAGCGGCCGAGTGCGCGAGATCTTCAAGACGTCGACGCTTGGCGTGCGGGGCGAGACCTCGACCACCAGCCCGCTGTCGATCCGCGCCAGCGCGGCGTGGCAGCATGGCTTCGACCGGATCGCGCCCGTCTCGCATCTCGCCCTTAGCGGCAGCGCGACTCGATTCCAGGTCTCCGGCGCGGCGCTGGCGCGCGATGCCGGGCTGATGGACGCGGAGGTGCGGCTGCGGCTGTCGGAGACGATGCGGCTCGGCCTGGGCTATTCGGGCGTCCTCAGCCGAAACGCCCAGGACCATTCCGCCAACGTCTCGTTCGGCCTGACGTTCTGA
- the asnB gene encoding asparagine synthase (glutamine-hydrolyzing), with amino-acid sequence MCGIAGWYRRGGRPVAEPVLVSQCDQIVHRGPDDSGYFTDGDFGFGMRRLSIIDIPGGHQPMSSPDGRYTIVFNGEIYNHLALRGELEASGVSFSTHSDTETLLAGFVRWGDEVWLKLEGMYGVAIWDRSTRTLTLARDPLGIKPLYITQQQGGIAFASELRALRVLPGLAFDIDERAVHDFFSFGHVLTPRSIFSQVRSLEPGHLLRIGPAGEATSWPFWKPRFRAGETLSEQEWIEETRRRVQSSVEKHMLADVTVGVFLSGGVDSSAVAAAMSRVSTQPVKAFTVAFPGSAIDEAPAAARIADHLGCEHIVLALDPVATGDLLPAVQAAFDEPCAASSAVPHWHLSRLAGQHVKVALCGEGGDEVFAGYKRQRNALAAARWAPWLRAIGPVANVIESLPESRWHKWNYLRQNARRFRHAAQLRNSFQRFFAGTQISSRAVRARLYEPAFFARQEGPAPLAALEREYFDPADAAGLDALQEFMLADLTVHMPSSLLHRLDRASMAHSLEARVPFLSHDFVDWTMTVPTDMKLRGRTGKYVLRKAVEPWLPPGALMKRKLGFQLPFADWFRSDFSDFAQEAWEESGAAESGYLQRRVVDELFAEHRFGFANHARLLYAIAMFSCWWQQNMRGSGAARSEAATSSC; translated from the coding sequence ATGTGTGGAATCGCAGGTTGGTACAGGCGCGGCGGGCGGCCAGTCGCGGAACCGGTCCTGGTCAGTCAATGCGACCAGATCGTTCACCGGGGACCGGACGACAGCGGATATTTTACGGACGGCGACTTCGGATTCGGCATGCGCCGCCTCAGCATCATCGACATTCCGGGCGGGCATCAGCCGATGTCTTCGCCGGACGGGCGCTATACCATCGTCTTCAACGGCGAGATCTATAACCACCTCGCCCTCCGCGGCGAGCTCGAGGCATCGGGCGTTTCCTTTTCGACCCACAGCGACACCGAAACCCTCCTCGCCGGCTTCGTCCGCTGGGGCGACGAGGTCTGGCTCAAGCTCGAAGGCATGTACGGCGTGGCCATCTGGGATCGCTCCACCCGGACGCTGACGCTCGCGCGGGATCCGCTCGGCATCAAGCCGCTCTACATAACACAGCAGCAGGGCGGGATCGCGTTCGCGTCGGAGCTTCGCGCGCTGCGCGTGCTTCCCGGTCTCGCATTCGATATCGACGAACGCGCCGTCCACGACTTCTTCAGCTTCGGCCACGTGCTCACGCCGCGCTCCATCTTCAGCCAGGTCCGCAGCCTCGAACCGGGCCACCTGCTCCGGATCGGCCCCGCTGGCGAGGCGACTAGCTGGCCCTTCTGGAAGCCGCGCTTTCGGGCCGGGGAAACGCTTTCGGAACAGGAGTGGATCGAAGAGACCAGGCGGCGGGTGCAAAGCAGCGTCGAGAAGCACATGCTCGCCGACGTGACGGTCGGCGTCTTCCTGTCGGGCGGCGTCGATTCAAGCGCCGTGGCCGCGGCGATGAGCCGGGTCTCGACCCAGCCGGTCAAGGCCTTCACGGTCGCATTCCCCGGAAGTGCGATCGATGAGGCGCCTGCCGCCGCGCGGATCGCCGACCATCTTGGCTGCGAGCATATCGTCCTCGCGCTCGATCCGGTCGCCACCGGCGATCTCCTGCCCGCTGTGCAGGCGGCGTTCGACGAGCCTTGCGCCGCCAGTTCGGCCGTGCCGCACTGGCATCTGTCTCGTCTCGCCGGGCAGCATGTGAAGGTCGCGCTCTGCGGCGAGGGCGGGGACGAAGTGTTCGCCGGCTATAAGAGGCAGCGCAACGCGCTTGCCGCGGCCCGCTGGGCCCCCTGGCTGCGGGCGATCGGCCCTGTCGCCAACGTCATCGAATCGCTGCCGGAAAGCCGCTGGCACAAATGGAACTACCTTCGCCAGAATGCCCGCCGTTTCCGCCACGCGGCGCAGCTCCGGAACAGCTTCCAGCGCTTCTTCGCCGGAACCCAGATTTCCTCCCGGGCGGTGCGCGCACGCCTGTACGAGCCTGCATTCTTTGCCCGCCAGGAGGGCCCAGCACCCCTCGCCGCTCTCGAACGGGAATATTTCGACCCGGCCGACGCGGCCGGCCTCGACGCGCTTCAGGAGTTCATGCTGGCCGATCTGACCGTGCACATGCCAAGCTCGCTCCTGCATCGCCTCGACCGGGCAAGCATGGCCCACTCGCTCGAGGCGCGCGTGCCTTTCCTCTCGCACGATTTCGTCGACTGGACGATGACGGTGCCTACCGACATGAAGCTGCGCGGCCGGACCGGCAAATATGTGCTGCGCAAGGCGGTGGAGCCCTGGCTGCCGCCGGGCGCGCTGATGAAGCGCAAGCTCGGCTTTCAACTGCCCTTCGCCGACTGGTTCCGCAGTGACTTCAGCGATTTCGCGCAGGAGGCCTGGGAGGAAAGCGGCGCGGCGGAAAGCGGCTACCTGCAGCGGCGCGTGGTCGACGAGTTGTTTGCCGAACATCGCTTCGGTTTCGCGAACCACGCCCGCCTCCTCTACGCGATCGCGATGTTCAGCTGCTGGTGGCAACAGAATATGCGCGGGAGCGGAGCCGCGCGGTCGGAGGCGGCGACGTCGTCATGCTGA
- a CDS encoding GMC family oxidoreductase, whose amino-acid sequence MATEYARERSRAVGGGDVVMLIDLQADPDATLEPSDVCIVGAGAAGVTLARRLSQRGIQVCLLESGGFDFEQATQDLYRGANVGMPYYDLDQSRLRFFGGTVAIWGGRCAQLDPIDFEQRAWVPYSGWPITHGDLDPYYRQAHDMLELGEFHYRDDVWDALGTAGPGLDPRRIDTVLWRFDEAVERFTAARSRDLTDAANVRIVLHANAVKLQASPDARRIEHVEVRPLGGPSRQIRARRFVIACGAIENSRLLIASNDVQTAGIGNDRDLVGRFFMEHPSGRLGRIETHHAFELWAAFQKRFMREGPPLAPALRLGDATQRERATLNSIATLKLQRDPSRGVALGNRLYQSLKHSIAPTRKGRALDHAYRAIRAWIHREVRHSIEHFRARTGMTGLYLMIRAEQAPNPESRVLLSNERDALGNRRADLQWQLSAIDKHTAKVMAETFDLELRRLNKGSVVPSAWLDEPGPQWPVDPTIGNHPIGNYHQVGGTRMSAEPAAGVVDAHSRVHGYGNLYVAGSSVFATSGWANPTLTIFALALRLADHLAAEGRPAS is encoded by the coding sequence GTGGCAACAGAATATGCGCGGGAGCGGAGCCGCGCGGTCGGAGGCGGCGACGTCGTCATGCTGATCGACCTCCAGGCCGACCCGGACGCCACGCTCGAGCCCAGCGACGTCTGCATCGTCGGTGCGGGAGCAGCGGGCGTCACGCTGGCGCGGCGGCTCTCGCAGCGGGGCATTCAGGTCTGCCTTCTGGAAAGCGGCGGCTTCGATTTCGAGCAGGCGACGCAGGATCTCTATCGCGGCGCCAATGTCGGCATGCCTTATTACGATCTGGACCAGTCCCGCCTCCGCTTCTTCGGCGGGACGGTGGCGATTTGGGGCGGACGTTGCGCGCAGCTCGACCCGATCGACTTCGAGCAGCGCGCGTGGGTCCCCTATAGCGGATGGCCGATCACGCATGGCGATCTGGACCCTTATTACCGCCAGGCTCACGACATGCTCGAACTGGGCGAATTCCATTACCGGGATGATGTCTGGGATGCCCTGGGGACCGCGGGGCCGGGGCTCGATCCGCGCCGGATCGATACCGTCCTGTGGCGGTTCGATGAGGCCGTGGAGCGCTTCACCGCCGCCCGATCTCGCGATCTGACCGACGCCGCCAACGTCCGGATCGTGCTTCATGCCAATGCCGTGAAGCTGCAGGCGAGCCCCGACGCGCGCCGGATCGAGCATGTGGAGGTGCGTCCGCTCGGCGGTCCGTCCCGGCAGATCCGTGCGCGGCGCTTCGTGATCGCCTGCGGCGCGATCGAGAATTCGCGGTTGCTGATCGCCTCTAACGACGTGCAGACTGCGGGGATCGGCAACGACAGGGATCTGGTCGGACGCTTCTTCATGGAGCATCCGTCGGGGCGCCTCGGCAGGATCGAGACCCATCATGCCTTCGAGCTCTGGGCCGCGTTCCAGAAGCGCTTCATGCGCGAAGGGCCGCCGCTGGCCCCGGCGCTGCGGCTTGGCGACGCCACGCAGCGCGAGCGCGCCACGCTCAACAGCATCGCAACCTTGAAGCTGCAGCGCGATCCGTCGCGCGGCGTGGCGCTCGGCAACAGGCTGTATCAGAGCCTCAAACATTCGATTGCACCGACTAGGAAGGGCCGGGCGCTCGATCATGCCTATCGCGCCATCCGCGCCTGGATTCATCGCGAAGTGCGTCATTCGATCGAACATTTCCGCGCACGCACCGGAATGACCGGGCTGTATTTGATGATCCGGGCGGAGCAGGCGCCCAATCCGGAAAGTCGCGTACTCCTTTCCAACGAGCGCGATGCGCTGGGAAATCGCCGGGCGGACTTGCAGTGGCAGCTGAGCGCGATCGACAAGCACACGGCCAAGGTCATGGCCGAGACGTTCGACCTCGAATTGCGGCGCCTGAACAAGGGGTCGGTCGTGCCCAGCGCGTGGCTCGACGAACCCGGGCCGCAATGGCCGGTCGACCCGACGATCGGGAACCACCCGATCGGCAATTATCACCAGGTCGGCGGCACCAGGATGAGCGCGGAGCCGGCCGCCGGCGTCGTCGACGCGCATTCCCGAGTCCACGGTTATGGCAACCTGTATGTCGCGGGTAGCTCCGTTTTCGCGACGAGCGGCTGGGCCAATCCGACCCTTACGATTTTTGCCCTGGCGCTCCGCCTGGCCGATCACCTTGCCGCGGAGGGCCGCCCGGCGTCCTGA
- a CDS encoding CDP-alcohol phosphatidyltransferase family protein, translating to MAVSIELPVSVVGQNQTLFWGMPPAERVRRIADMYGLPIEPGPHRNAPVLLVSAYMVFDPAWLRSFAEHPGEMLTVGGVPAIAHCRSAGERAAVEAAMLGGRPASADCGLTAIAHESGATMVNQQLRKREHPFALAFDASTVRRAERASYYGAYKGVTDLLTKYLWPEWALVLTRLAARWGITPNMVTMAGAFLCILAAILFALGHYWAGMAAGLGFMVLDTVDGKLARCTITSSKWGNLFDHGIDQIHPPFWWYAWGVGLAAYGRPLPPDAFAIVMVAIIGGYLLQRVIEGVFMRMFGMHIHVWRELDSRFRLITARRNPNMVILFVATLLGRPDTGLVAVACWTLVSCLFHGARLAQALALRGRGQAIRSWLG from the coding sequence ATGGCAGTCAGCATCGAACTACCCGTTTCGGTCGTAGGCCAGAACCAGACCTTGTTCTGGGGAATGCCTCCAGCGGAGCGGGTCCGGCGCATTGCGGACATGTACGGGCTGCCGATCGAGCCGGGGCCGCATCGAAACGCTCCCGTCCTGCTCGTAAGTGCCTATATGGTTTTCGATCCGGCCTGGCTGCGCAGCTTTGCCGAGCACCCCGGAGAGATGCTCACGGTGGGCGGCGTTCCGGCGATCGCGCATTGCCGAAGCGCGGGCGAACGCGCCGCGGTCGAGGCCGCAATGCTGGGCGGAAGGCCGGCCTCAGCCGATTGCGGCCTCACTGCGATCGCGCATGAGAGCGGCGCCACCATGGTCAACCAGCAGCTGCGCAAGCGGGAGCATCCCTTCGCGCTCGCCTTCGACGCGTCCACCGTCCGCCGGGCGGAGCGCGCTAGCTATTACGGCGCCTATAAGGGCGTGACGGACCTTCTGACGAAATATCTTTGGCCGGAATGGGCTTTGGTGCTGACGCGCCTCGCGGCCCGATGGGGCATCACGCCGAACATGGTGACGATGGCAGGCGCCTTTCTCTGCATTTTGGCCGCGATCCTGTTCGCACTCGGCCATTATTGGGCGGGCATGGCGGCGGGGCTCGGCTTCATGGTGCTGGATACGGTCGACGGGAAACTCGCGCGCTGCACGATCACGTCGTCCAAATGGGGCAATCTCTTCGATCACGGCATCGACCAGATACATCCCCCTTTCTGGTGGTATGCATGGGGGGTCGGACTCGCCGCTTACGGCCGGCCACTCCCGCCCGATGCCTTCGCGATCGTCATGGTCGCGATCATCGGCGGCTATCTTCTCCAGCGGGTCATCGAAGGCGTCTTCATGCGCATGTTCGGGATGCACATCCACGTCTGGCGCGAACTCGACTCCCGGTTCCGGCTGATCACCGCCCGGCGCAACCCCAATATGGTTATCCTGTTCGTAGCGACCCTCTTGGGCAGGCCCGACACGGGGCTCGTCGCCGTCGCATGCTGGACCCTCGTCTCCTGCCTCTTCCACGGCGCGCGCCTGGCGCAGGCGCTCGCCCTGCGCGGGCGCGGCCAAGCGATACGCTCCTGGCTGGGCTGA